From a single Brettanomyces bruxellensis chromosome 7, complete sequence genomic region:
- the DHH1 gene encoding DExD/H-box ATP-dependent RNA helicase dhh1 has translation MSTEEWKNKLRLPPKDTRRQTNDVLGTKGNTFESFHLKRELLMGIFEAGFEKPSPIQEEAIPVALMGRDILARAKNGTGKTAAFVIPTLEKIKPRLNKIQALILVPTRELALQTSQVVKTLSKHMEINTMVTTGGTSLRDDILRLHDPVHIMVGTPGRVLDLASRRLAVFDECKVFVMDEADKMLSREFKIIIEQILKFFPQSEPGKGNAYQSLLFSATFPITVKAFMDDHLYKPYEINLMDELTLKGITQFYAFVEERQKLHCLNTLFSKLQINQAIIFCNSANRVELLAKKITELDFSCYYSHARMPQAERNKVFHEFRQGKVRNLVCTDLLTRGIDIQAVNVVINFDFPKTAETYLHRIGRSGRFGHYGIAINLINWNDRFNLYKIEQELGTEIKPIPAQIDKSLYVIDQPSSVPRPFKIDNLPKANERAPRRFYNGQGEQEGPPVQQFAPQPQQQY, from the coding sequence ATGTCAACTGAAGAATGGAAAAACAAGCTGCGTCTCCCTCCGAAGGACACGCGGCGTCAGACTAATGATGTTCTGGGAACGAAGGGAAACACCTTTGAAAGTTTCCATCTGAAAAGGGAGCTTCTGATGGGTATATTTGAAGCAGGCTTTGAGAAACCTTCACCTATTCAGGAGGAGGCAATTCCAGTGGCTCTTATGGGTAGAGATATTCTTGCACGTGCCAAAAATGGTACCGGTAAAACTGCAGCTTTTGTTATTCCAACATTAGAGAAGATCAAACCTCGTTTGAATAAAATTCAAGCTCTTATTCTTGTTCCTACCAGAGAGTTGGCCTTACAGACATCACAAGTGGTGAAAACTCTTTCCAAACATATGGAGATCAACACTATGGTTACCACTGGTGGTACATCTCTTCGAGATGATATTTTACGTTTGCACGATCCTGTTCACATAATGGTGGGTACACCTGGAAGAGTGCTAGATTTAGCTTCGAGAAGATTGGCTGTTTTTGATGAGTGTAAGGTCTTTGTCATGGACGAAGCCGACAAAATGCTCTCACGCGAGTTTAAAATCATTATTGAGCAGATTCTTAAGTTCTTCCCACAATCAGAACCTGGCAAAGGTAATGCCTACCAGTCACTTTTATTCTCTGCTACTTTCCCGATCACAGTTAAGGCATTCATGGATGATCACTTGTACAAGCCATATGAAATTAACTTGATGGATGAATTGACTTTAAAAGGTATTACACAATTTTACGCATTTGTTGAAGAACGACAGAAACTTCACTGTTTGAACACTCTTTTCTCCAAGCTTCAGATTAATCAGGCCATTATATTCTGTAACTCGGCAAACAGAGTTGAGCTATTGGCAAAGAAGATCACCGAGCTAGATTTCTCGTGTTATTACTCACATGCAAGAATGCCTCAGGCAGAGAGAAATAAGGTTTTTCATGAATTCCGCCAAGGTAAAGTCAGAAACTTGGTCTGCACAGACTTATTAACCAGAGGAATCGATATTCAGGCCGTTAACGTCGTTATaaactttgattttccAAAGACTGCAGAAACTTATCTTCACAGAATCGGTCGTTCCGGAAGATTTGGCCATTATGGTATTGCAATTAACCTTATTAATTGGAATGATCGTTTTAACCTTTACAAGATCGAGCAAGAACTTGGTACCGAGATAAAGCCAATTCCAGCACAGATTGACAAATCACTTTATGTTATTGATCAACCATCATCAGTTCCAAGACCATTTAAGATTGACAATCTCCCTAAGGCCAATGAAAGAGCTCCTCGAAGATTTTATAATGGTCAAGGCGAACAGGAGGGTCCTCCAGTTCAACAGTTTGCCCCACAACCTCAACAGCAGTACTGA
- the COQ5 gene encoding 2-hexaprenyl-6-methoxy-1,4-benzoquinone methyltransferase (BUSCO:EOG09264A8D) yields the protein MVGIELEIKAIANRLRQPFNRLFSTSLRASNEEAKLADFGYRKVPVEQKEKLVHGVFSSVASNYDIMNDVMSMGIHRLWKCHMINKLDCGMRPNSGKPLQFLDVAGGTGDVAFGLLDHANEKYGDNESKMIVADINPDMLKEGERRCLKTRYANSPRIKFMVQNGEKLESIPDNSIDVYTIAFGIRNFTNIQAGLDAAYRVMKPGGIFACLEFSQVHDPVLSYLYDLYSFSCLPMMGQLIANDRDSYEYLVESIRKFPNQEKFASMIRKAGFYVPGKGYEDLTFGVAAIHLGVKL from the coding sequence ATGGTTGGGATTGAATTGGAAATAAAAGCCATCGCAAACAGACTTAGACAGCCATTTAATCGGCTGTTTTCTACTTCTCTCCGAGCATCGAATGAGGAAGCCAAGCTTGCTGATTTCGGTTACAGAAAGGTTCCAGTTGAACAGAAGGAAAAGCTAGTGCATGGTGTGTTCTCTTCTGTTGCATCAAATTACGATATTATGAATGATGTGATGTCAATGGGTATTCACAGATTGTGGAAATGCCATATGATTAACAAGCTAGATTGTGGTATGCGCCCAAATTCTGGCAAACCACTTCAATTTTTAGATGTTGCAGGTGGAACTGGTGACGTGGCATTTGGCCTTCTTGACCATGCGAACGAAAAGTATGGTGATaatgaatcaaaaatgATTGTTGCAGATATTAATCCTGATATGCTCAAAGAGGGTGAAAGAAGGTGTCTCAAAACCAGGTATGCCAATTCTCCAAGAATCAAGTTTATGGTTCAAAATGGCGAAAAGCTGGAATCAATTCCGGATAACTCAATTGATGTCTACACGATCGCTTTCGGAATTAGGAATTTCACAAATATACAGGCTGGGTTGGATGCAGCCTACCGTGTTATGAAGCCAGGTGGAATATTCGCATGCTTAGAATTCTCGCAAGTTCATGATCCTGTATTGAGCTATTTATATGATTTGTATTCTTTCTCATGTTTGCCAATGATGGGTCAACTGATTGCAAACGACAGGGATTCGTACGAATACTTGGTTGAAAGCATTAGAAAGTTCCCTAACCAAGAGAAGTTTGCCAGTATGATTCGTAAGGCTGGATTTTATGTTCCTGGTAAGGGCTATGAAGATTTGACATTTGGCGTTGCTGCCATCCACTTGGGTGTTAAGTTATGA
- a CDS encoding uncharacterized protein (BUSCO:EOG09264RQY): MFKKFTKDDVHTQTNVKSSVQRALRTKLVNQYPKLEESIKILMPKKSTVVLYKCEDKINLYAVNDEVLFYQKFDELIPSLKLIHMYPSCFPRVQVDRGAIKFILSGANIMCPGLTSKGAKLPDEDIAKGTTVAVYAEGKENALAVGKLLMSTDEIKKVNKGMGIELIHYLADGLWNFEIE, from the coding sequence ATGTTTAAGAAGTTTACGAAAGATGACGTGCACACACAGACGAACGTGAAGTCGTCTGTTCAAAGAGCATTAAGAACAAAGCTGGTGAATCAGTACCCCAAACTCGAAGAATCCATTAAGATATTAAtgccaaagaaaagtaCAGTTGTCTTGTATAAATGTGAGGATaagataaatttatatgCTGTAAACGATGAGGTTCTTTTTTACCagaaatttgatgaattaatTCCGTCTTTGAAGCTCATTCACATGTATCCTTCATGCTTCCCCAGAGTTCAAGTTGATCGTGGTGCAATAAAATTCATTCTTTCGGGTGCAAACATTATGTGCCCTGGCCTAACATCTAAGGGTGCCAAACTTCCGGATGAGGACATTGCAAAGGGAACTACAGTTGCCGTTTATGCTGAAGGTAAGGAGAACGCATTGGCAGTTGGAAAATTACTCATGAGCACTGATGAGATTAAAAAAGTTAACAAGGGTATGGGTATCGAGCTTATACACTACTTAGCAGACGGATTGTGGAATTTTGAGATCGAATGA
- a CDS encoding uncharacterized protein (SECRETED:SignalP(1-18)), giving the protein MIISTLLSFLTFLSVAKADANWKTVLRLNNGSPEFWSCDSAVTSYLVFDFATNSTLEYAAYYDVMCGYDPCVGSMMLCCDKLANSDQAKMKKIYLVAASSCAEYSSFHHDWTYFRDQHKNATNKHLSLEDIKNTSMPIYLPAYTNMTSAFTTYDGYKAFYKNLDDATYYAIGNWLFFALVLVITSVFNLLKRIGLHVNHNNIFVNHIKSFITIPALFPNGNYQRPFGWKYLSILLPNRQDSIILSLFTIFQIVIYSLPYNQDEAASLFTTSTRAWQRFVADRSGILAFGKVPLLIIFAGRNNFLGYLTGKKYSDFIQYHKIIATWMFLDALIHSIYYTILEKGEYTLDLQSLYFVCGVIATSLAGGIILFALHPFRRYMYECFLYFHIIMVVAFIVMCWYHCHELGWCEWIIVSCALWVFDRLFRIVRMIRFGYKKAHVEMINDTMFKITINKPKSFHSTPGQYGFIYFKDPLLFFQNHPFTIIESEENILCYIKAKRGITSHIMKRLMRSPEGVLDTYVCVEGPYGKTAPIHHYKKGLLIAGGTGIPGIIDYAIKFGKQNLSCTRIKFVWIIRNLDGFETYIHDLISQLRNQPVEIDFYLTHGNASEMAKNRSKVVELTCTKNFKSSDSESDQKPDDSVDFIHIKYGRPNIKNLLKENIGEASCAIVSCGPDRLEDNIRAEFSIMVKSSKERLDLFDELQVW; this is encoded by the coding sequence ATGATTATATCCACATTATTATCCTTTCTTacatttctttctgttgCTAAAGCGGATGCAAATTGGAAAACGGTGCTCAGGCTAAACAATGGTAGCCCTGAATTTTGGTCGTGTGACAGTGCCGTCACGAGCTATTTAGTTTTTGACTTTGCTACTAATAGCACTCTTGAGTATGCCGCTTATTATGATGTCATGTGTGGATATGATCCTTGTGTGGGATCTATGATGCTCTGTTGTGATAAACTTGCCAATTCGGACCAggcaaaaatgaagaagatatatCTGGTTGcagcttcttcttgtgCAGAATATTCAAGCTTCCATCATGACTGGACCTATTTCAGGGATCAACACAAAAATGCGACAAATAAACATCTTTCATTAGAAGATATTAAGAACACTTCAATGCCAATATACTTACCTGCATATACAAATATGACATCAGCTTTTACGACATACGATGGATATAAGGCATTTTATAAAAATCTGGATGATGCAACTTATTATGCAATTGGAAATTGGTTGTTTTTTGCATTGGTACTTGTAATTACAAGTGTATTCAatttattgaaaagaattGGACTCCATGTGAAtcataataatatctttgTTAATCATATCAAAAGTTTCATTACCATTCCTGCACTTTTCCCAAATGGAAACTATCAACGACCATTTGGGTGGAAGTATTTAAGTATTTTACTTCCCAACAGACAGGATTCGATCATTCTATCGTTATTTACAATTTTTCAGATTGTGATATACAGTCTTCCATATAATCAGGATGAGGctgcttctctttttaCGACAAGTACACGTGCTTGGCAAAGATTTGTTGCCGATAGATCTGGAATTTTGGCTTTTGGTAAGGTTCCacttttaattatttttgcaGGAAGGAATAATTTCCTTGGATATTTGACTGGAAAGAAGTATTCTGATTTTATTCAGTATCACAAAATAATTGCTACCTGGATGTTTTTAGATGCGCTGATTCACTCGATTTATTATACTATTCTTGAGAAAGGCGAGTATACTCTTGATCTACAGAGTTTGTATTTTGTTTGTGGTGTTATTGCAACCAGCCTTGCTGGTGGTATCATTTTATTTGCCCTCCATCCATTTAGAAGATATATGTATGAATGCTTTTTATACTTTCACATAATCATGGTGGTTGCATTTATTGTCATGTGTTGGTATCACTGCCATGAACTTGGCTGGTGTGAATGGATAATCGTGTCATGTGCTCTTTGGGTTTTTGATCGACTATTTAGAATTGTTCGGATGATTAGGTTTGGATATAAGAAAGCACACGTGGAAATGATTAATGACACCATGTTTAAAATAACTATAAACAAACCAAAATCATTTCACAGTACACCTGGACAGTATGGATTCATCTACTTTAAAGAtcctcttttattttttcagaatCATCCATTTACAATCATAGAAAGCGAGGAGAACATATTGTGCTATATCAAGGCAAAACGGGGTATTACATCTCATATCATGAAAAGGCTAATGAGATCGCCCGAAGGTGTTCTGGATACTTATGTTTGTGTTGAGGGCCCATATGGTAAAACAGCGCCTATTCATCACTATAAAAAAGGACTTCTTATAGCGGGAGGTACAGGAATACCTGGGATCATTGATTATGCAATAAAATTTGGGAAACAAAATTTATCTTGTACTAGAATCAAATTTGTTTGGATCATTAGAAATCTCGATGGCTTCGAAACTTATATTCATGATTTAATATCTCAATTAAGAAATCAGCCAGTTGAAATAGATTTTTATTTGACCCATGGAAATGCATCTGAAATGGCGAAAAACAGAAGCAAAGTAGTAGAGTTGACATGCACGAAGAATTTTAAATCATCCGATTCAGAATCCGACCAAAAGCCTGATGATTCTGTGGATTTCATTCATATAAAGTACGGAAGACCCAACATTAAAAATCTTTTAAAAGAGAATATCGGAGAAGCTTCTTGCGCAATTGTATCATGCGGTCCGGATAGATTGGAAGATAATATTAGAGCTGAATTTTCAATTATGGTTAAGTCTAGTAAAGAGAGACTTGATCTTTTTGACGAGCTACAGGTATGGTAA
- a CDS encoding uncharacterized protein (SECRETED:SignalP(1-18)) — protein MLSQILIYFAVLAGFCTAAIIPLINDNDILNEPSEPKFPEKRPFMNDEMQLYSKEYNEKASAVLLSYEELSKNKLQSLGISGSILSVLTKGIETSDNFFLPFNSKSVFMLETESSVLIGKDNISMMMPFDINGDYLLKDVNLLIPRSFLNRYGLWNLTRPGGHEIFDGAFFRNESKPLNFDSPVLIMIFKEDNSLTKGMSKMFFDKFALTWVNSRDSTDLLHSVFCSVNGNSTFGACLKVNDGNRQIFVYPSYTSIQKREINFNGFFGPFLVKREVQDSNTNDQDFAEEQSTKEVFEIQLDDSEPQANENSYANITDCLQNGEPVALNVVEADDEYEIPANRPPRNPHYSQVIYPDLVHVNSLSLAKRGEKETNCEPITWTNLFRHALFGSPSNFCT, from the coding sequence ATGTTGTCCCAAATACTCATATATTTTGCTGTGCTTGCAGGCTTCTGTACGGCAGCTATTATTCCTTTAATTAACGACAACGACATTTTAAATGAACCATCAGAACCAAAATTTCCGGAGAAAAGACCCTTTATGAATGATGAAATGCAATTGtattcaaaagaatataatgAGAAAGCCTCAGCTGTCTTGCTTTCATATGAGGAGCTATCGAAAAACAAACTTCAGTCTTTAGGCATTTCAGGATCAATTCTGAGTGTGCTCACTAAAGGGATTGAAACCTCTgataatttctttcttccctttAATAGTAAGTCTGTTTTTATGTTAGAAACAGAATCATCTGTTTTAATAGGAAAAGATAATATCAGTATGATGATGCCTTTTGACATCAATGGTGATTACCTCTTAAAAGATGTGAACTTGCTTATACCCAGGTCCTTCCTAAACAGGTATGGATTGTGGAACCTTACCAGACCGGGCGGTCACGAAATATTTGACGGTGCATTCTTTCGAAATGAATCTAAGCCTTTAAACTTTGACTCTCCTGTTCTTATCATGATatttaaagaagataatTCATTAACTAAAGGCATGTCCAAAATGTTTTTTGACAAATTTGCACTGACTTGGGTAAACTCGCGTGACTCAACAGATTTATTGCATTCGGTCTTTTGCTCTGTCAACGGCAATTCTACTTTTGGAGCTTGCTTAAAAGTTAATGACGGTAATAGGCAGATTTTTGTTTACCCATCATATACATCTATccaaaaaagagagatcAACTTTAATGGTTTTTTTGGCCCTTTTTTAGTTAAGCGAGAAGTACAAGATTCCAATACCAATGATCAAGATTTTGCAGAAGAGCAATCAACTAAAGAAGTGTTCGAGATTCAGTTAGACGACTCGGAACCTCAAGCAAATGAGAACAGCTATGCTAATATCACCGACTGTCTACAAAATGGGGAACCCGTTGCATTGAATGTTGTTGAAGCTGATGATGAGTACGAAATACCTGCTAATAGACCACCAAGAAATCCACATTACTCGCAAGTAATTTACCCAGACTTGGTACATGTCAACTCTCTTTCCTTAGCCAAACGAGGTGAGAAGGAAACCAACTGTGAACCAATCACATGGACCAATTTGTTCAGGCATGCGCTTTTCGGTAGCCCATCTAATTTCTGTACTTAA